Within Atribacteraceae bacterium, the genomic segment ATCTGGGGGATGCCATGGTCGGAAAAAACACGAATATCGGGGCCGGCACCATTACCTGTAATTATGACGGGGTGCAAAAGAACCGGACCACCATTGGAGACCGGGTCTTTATTGGGAGCAACAACTCGCTGGTCGCCCCGCTTTGCATTGGTGATGGCTCATATACAGCGGCCGGTTCGACGATCACCCGGGACATACCACCCGGGGCTCTGGGAATAGGCCGGGTCAGACAGAAAAACAAAGAAGGATGGGCTGACCGGGTAAAGCATGCGGGGGATGAAGCGAAATGATTGGATACAACGAAATCTCTCAACACTTGAAAATTTTCAGTGGGACAGCCAACGAGCACCTGGCCCAGGAGATTTGCTGGTATCTGGATTTGCCCTTGGGCCGTGCCGAAGTAAGTCGTTTCTCCAACAAGGAAATCCGGGTTCAGATCGAGGAAAGCGTCCGAGGTGCCGACGTATTTATCGTCCAACCGACATCCCCTCCGGCCAACGATAATCTCATGGAGCTACTGATCATGATCGATGCCATGCATCGGGCGTCGGTCAAGCGGATTACCGCGGTCATCCCCTTTTATGGGTATGCCAAGCAGGACCGTAAAACCAAGGGTCGTGAGCCGATTTCCGCCAAGTTGGTCGCTAACCTCCTGGTGACTGCCGGTGTGGATCGGGTGCTGACCATGGATCTGCATGCCGGACAAATCCAGGGGTTTTTCGATATACCGGTGGACAACCTGGTGGCCCAACCTCTTTTAGCCCGGTATTTTTTTTCTAAGAAGTTGACCGACCTGGTGGTGGTCAGTCCCGATGTGGGGGGGACAGCCAGGGCCCGAAATTTCGCTAATTATTTGGGAGTAGACTTGGCGGTTATCGACAAATACCGCCCGACCTTTGCCGAAGTGATGGTGATGGGAGTTATCGGAAATGTGGAAGGGAAAGCGGCTATCCTGGTGGACGATCTGATCGATACCGGGGGGACCCTGGTCGAAGGGGTGACCGCCTTGATGGAACGAGGCGCGAAAGAAGTCTATGCCTGTTCGACCCATCCTGTTTTCAGCGAATTGGCTCTGGAACGCATCCGGTTCTCCTGCCTGTCAGAAGTCCTGGTAACCAATACTATCCACCTCAACCAGGAGGAAGCGCACCGGCGAGCCGGTGGCAAGATCAAGATCCTGTCCGTCGCTCCAATATTCGCCGAGGCGATCAAACGAATTCATGGTGAACTGTCGGTCAGCGAACTGTTTGTCTGACGATTCCCAAGCAAGGTAACATGATGGAGCTTTCACGCACGCGCACGTTGGCCGCGTAATGACATGGGAGGAACGACAATGGCTCAGAAAGAGACGACAACCATTCATCTGGAACCCAGAGAAGAGAACGGCAAGTCGGCCGTCAGAAAAATGAGACGGAGCGGCTGGATTCCCGGAGTGCTCTATTCTCAGACGAGCGGGCTGGAAAAGGCGTTATCGGTCAAAATAAAAACCCGAGAGCTGCTCGGGGTTATGCAGGTCCCTGGTGTGACTCATCACCTTCTTGACTTGGCTATGCCAGACGGCGTCAGGAAGGGGATAATCAAGAGTGTCCAGAGAAATCCCTGTAAAGAGGAAATTTGGCACATTGATTTTTACGGGGTAAGGACTGACCAGAAACTGACTCTGACTGTTCCGGTGATCATCAAGGGCTACGCCGAGGGTGTCAAGATGGGCGGAATCCTCGAACAGATTAGCACCCAGGTGTTGATTGAGTGCCTGCCCGATGCCATTCCGGAGGGCATTGAAGTCGACATCACCGCCTTGGAAATCGGCGACTTGGTGCACGTCCGGGATCTGACTGTCCCGGAGGGAGTGGAGATCAAAGAGAATGCCGACGAAGTAATCCTCCTCGTCGCCGCACCGCGTGCCGTCGTTGAAGAGGCAGTGACACTCGAAGAAGAGGGGATTGTCGAACCCAAGAGAGTCGGTGAGGAAGAGGAGGAAGTATAGGAGGATTGCTTGACCCTCATTGTCGGCTTGGGCAATCTGGGAAGCCGTTACCGGCTGACCCGGCACAATGTCGGATTTCGGGTGGTCGACCGGCTTTTGGAAGGCGCCGAGCGTTGGAGGCGGGGTGACCGATCCCTTCAGGCCTCAGTTGCTCTGGAGGGGAACCCGGTCATTCTCCTTAAGCCCATGACCTTCATGAACCTGAGTGGTGAGGCTCTTGGAGCCTTTGTAAAAGCCCGTCGCCACGTCGCCGGTGA encodes:
- a CDS encoding ribose-phosphate pyrophosphokinase; its protein translation is MIGYNEISQHLKIFSGTANEHLAQEICWYLDLPLGRAEVSRFSNKEIRVQIEESVRGADVFIVQPTSPPANDNLMELLIMIDAMHRASVKRITAVIPFYGYAKQDRKTKGREPISAKLVANLLVTAGVDRVLTMDLHAGQIQGFFDIPVDNLVAQPLLARYFFSKKLTDLVVVSPDVGGTARARNFANYLGVDLAVIDKYRPTFAEVMVMGVIGNVEGKAAILVDDLIDTGGTLVEGVTALMERGAKEVYACSTHPVFSELALERIRFSCLSEVLVTNTIHLNQEEAHRRAGGKIKILSVAPIFAEAIKRIHGELSVSELFV
- a CDS encoding 50S ribosomal protein L25 translates to MAQKETTTIHLEPREENGKSAVRKMRRSGWIPGVLYSQTSGLEKALSVKIKTRELLGVMQVPGVTHHLLDLAMPDGVRKGIIKSVQRNPCKEEIWHIDFYGVRTDQKLTLTVPVIIKGYAEGVKMGGILEQISTQVLIECLPDAIPEGIEVDITALEIGDLVHVRDLTVPEGVEIKENADEVILLVAAPRAVVEEAVTLEEEGIVEPKRVGEEEEEV